A genomic segment from Parolsenella catena encodes:
- a CDS encoding Nif3-like dinuclear metal center hexameric protein gives MLISEVIDGVKAYCGHDWGGPIMDDTTRDQVLWGPVDVECTGIVTTCFASADVIRQAHARGANLIICHEALFWNHGDHTCWLAGNKTFAAKRALLEECGITVWRLHDHIHSGIPEDGRLVDGIFMGLADKLGWRDYVRGDTARPMEFEIPETSAGELARFLVGRLGLAGTRIVGDADARVRTVLVPMHLIGQFDNATTARMDSGFDCLVTMEATDFTTSEYVRDSAQLGLGKAMICIGHFNVEEPGMEYMLRWLPRAIGADVPASFVASGDPWTYVTA, from the coding sequence ATGCTCATCAGCGAGGTCATTGACGGCGTCAAGGCGTACTGCGGACATGACTGGGGCGGCCCCATCATGGACGACACCACGCGCGACCAGGTGCTCTGGGGTCCGGTCGACGTTGAGTGCACGGGCATCGTGACCACGTGCTTTGCCTCGGCTGACGTCATCCGCCAGGCACATGCGCGCGGCGCGAACCTCATCATCTGCCACGAGGCGCTCTTCTGGAACCACGGCGACCACACGTGCTGGCTCGCGGGCAACAAGACGTTTGCGGCCAAGCGCGCGCTTCTCGAGGAGTGCGGCATCACGGTGTGGCGCCTGCACGACCACATCCACTCCGGCATCCCCGAGGACGGCCGGCTCGTGGACGGCATCTTCATGGGGCTTGCCGACAAGCTCGGCTGGCGTGACTACGTGCGCGGCGACACGGCGCGTCCCATGGAGTTCGAGATTCCCGAGACGAGCGCCGGCGAGCTCGCGCGCTTCCTCGTGGGGCGCCTGGGGCTTGCGGGCACGCGCATTGTGGGAGACGCGGACGCGCGCGTGCGCACGGTGCTCGTGCCCATGCACCTCATCGGCCAGTTCGACAACGCCACGACGGCGCGCATGGACTCGGGGTTCGACTGCCTCGTGACCATGGAGGCCACCGACTTCACGACCTCCGAGTACGTGCGCGACTCCGCGCAGCTCGGCCTAGGCAAGGCCATGATCTGCATCGGCCACTTCAACGTGGAGGAGCCGGGCATGGAGTACATGCTGCGCTGGCTTCCCCGGGCTATCGGCGCGGACGTGCCGGCCTCCTTCGTGGCCTCCGGCGACCCCTGGACCTACGTGACGGCCTAG
- a CDS encoding MarR family winged helix-turn-helix transcriptional regulator, giving the protein MEEKKLAVGEGYSLVDMHMALLRALQAQKALLRPYGAKLGLAKGQPRIVSYLVAHEHATQREMAEFFGMDPASVSRMVDALVRAGLVTVEENPADRRTKRMALTEAGRAVVAPWDARCAEVDEAMLVGFTAEERARFMDYLERARHNLAVFRGSEASDRA; this is encoded by the coding sequence ATGGAAGAGAAGAAGCTCGCGGTGGGCGAGGGGTACTCCCTCGTCGACATGCACATGGCGCTTCTGCGCGCGTTACAGGCGCAGAAGGCGCTGCTCAGGCCCTACGGGGCAAAGCTCGGGCTTGCGAAGGGCCAGCCCAGGATTGTCTCCTACCTGGTCGCGCACGAGCATGCCACGCAGCGCGAGATGGCCGAGTTCTTCGGGATGGACCCGGCATCGGTCTCGCGCATGGTCGACGCCCTGGTGAGGGCCGGCCTCGTGACGGTCGAGGAGAACCCGGCGGACCGTCGCACGAAGCGCATGGCGCTCACCGAGGCCGGCCGCGCCGTCGTTGCCCCGTGGGACGCGCGCTGCGCGGAGGTGGACGAGGCCATGCTCGTAGGCTTCACGGCCGAGGAGCGCGCACGGTTCATGGACTACCTCGAGCGCGCCCGCCACAACCTCGCGGTCTTTCGTGGAAGCGAGGCGAGCGACCGTGCGTGA